A portion of the Candidatus Brocadia sp. genome contains these proteins:
- a CDS encoding 50S ribosomal protein L6: MSRIGKQPVKVPNDVKLSIAGNTLNVEGSKGKLSQVFHPDIAIEYNQQGKQILVKRPTDEKYHKALHGLTRALIANMITGVTNGFSKNLEIVGLGYNAKIQGKDLVLLLGYTHPVHLEIPKGIKVDVTNPTNPAKLTVSGPDKQMVGQFSAVIRGMKPPEPYKGMGIKYEGEVIKRKAGKAFTSGGA; encoded by the coding sequence ATGTCGCGAATAGGGAAGCAACCGGTTAAAGTTCCAAATGATGTAAAGTTGTCAATAGCTGGCAACACGTTGAATGTTGAAGGATCGAAAGGAAAACTGAGTCAGGTCTTTCATCCTGATATTGCAATAGAATATAATCAACAGGGTAAACAGATTTTAGTAAAAAGACCTACTGACGAAAAGTATCATAAAGCGCTGCATGGTTTGACTCGCGCGCTTATAGCAAACATGATTACAGGTGTTACTAACGGTTTTTCAAAAAATCTTGAAATTGTTGGGCTTGGATATAATGCCAAGATACAAGGCAAGGACCTTGTTTTATTGCTTGGTTATACACATCCGGTGCATTTGGAGATTCCAAAGGGGATAAAAGTGGATGTTACTAATCCTACCAACCCGGCGAAACTTACAGTGTCTGGTCCTGACAAACAAATGGTAGGACAATTTTCTGCAGTAATAAGAGGAATGAAGCCACCTGAGCCGTATAAAGGGATGGGAATTAAATATGAAGGTGAAGTTATTAAGAGAAAGGCTGGAAAGGCATTCACTTCTGGTGGTGCATAG
- the secY gene encoding preprotein translocase subunit SecY, whose product MIEQFGNIFRIPELRKKVLITLGLIALCRVGVYIPIPGIDTMVLKSYFNQFTQTGVGQLLGLVDMFAGGALASGAIFGLGVMPYISASIIFQLLVGVVPYLERLQKEGEVGRKKINQYTRLATVGLCLFQAFVMTRTLYTVEINGAPVIPVYLQGFGFQAMAALLLTTGTMILMWIGEQIEEHGIGSGISIVIMVGIIDRLPWAFSQVMQNFTFSVTPAEHQIGIVKLIILLGMFFSIVGGVVYITQGQRRIPVQQAKHTRGRKVYGGQRHFLPLRVNQAGVMPIIFAQSLLIFPAAIMQGVQVRLEPGSFGYWVTSRLSDILQGGVIYVILYILLITFFCYFWTAIQFNPKEMSNNMKDYGSFIPGIRPGQRTAEYLEGIMGKITLAGAAFLALIAILPKLVAGGFELNRAIAGFYGGTGLLIIVGVALDMVQRIESHMIMRQYSGFLSGGSRIRGRMG is encoded by the coding sequence ATGATCGAACAATTTGGAAATATTTTTCGAATACCTGAACTACGTAAGAAAGTACTAATAACTCTCGGGCTTATAGCTTTATGTCGTGTTGGTGTTTATATACCGATTCCGGGGATCGATACGATGGTACTGAAGTCTTACTTTAATCAGTTTACGCAAACCGGTGTTGGTCAGTTATTAGGACTTGTAGATATGTTTGCCGGGGGGGCATTGGCTTCTGGTGCTATCTTTGGTTTAGGGGTTATGCCGTACATTAGTGCATCCATCATTTTCCAACTGTTGGTAGGTGTGGTGCCCTATTTAGAAAGATTACAGAAGGAGGGTGAGGTAGGAAGAAAGAAGATCAACCAATATACTCGCCTTGCGACTGTGGGATTATGCCTCTTTCAAGCTTTTGTGATGACGAGAACGCTTTATACTGTCGAAATTAATGGTGCTCCAGTAATTCCTGTATATCTCCAAGGTTTTGGATTTCAGGCTATGGCTGCGCTTCTGTTGACCACGGGGACGATGATTTTAATGTGGATTGGAGAGCAAATAGAGGAACATGGGATAGGCAGTGGGATTTCGATAGTTATCATGGTTGGTATTATTGACCGCTTACCTTGGGCATTTTCTCAGGTAATGCAGAACTTTACCTTTTCTGTAACGCCGGCTGAACATCAGATTGGGATTGTAAAATTAATCATACTGTTAGGTATGTTTTTCTCAATTGTTGGTGGTGTTGTGTATATCACGCAAGGACAGAGGCGCATACCTGTACAGCAGGCGAAACACACGCGTGGAAGGAAGGTATATGGCGGACAAAGGCATTTTTTGCCCCTGCGCGTGAATCAAGCTGGTGTGATGCCAATAATATTTGCACAGTCACTTTTAATTTTTCCGGCTGCGATTATGCAGGGTGTCCAAGTCAGGCTGGAGCCTGGTAGTTTTGGATACTGGGTCACTTCACGTTTATCTGATATTTTGCAAGGTGGAGTAATTTACGTTATACTTTATATTCTTCTAATAACGTTCTTTTGTTATTTTTGGACTGCCATACAGTTTAATCCTAAAGAGATGTCGAATAATATGAAAGATTATGGGAGTTTTATACCTGGGATTAGGCCAGGGCAAAGGACCGCAGAATATTTAGAAGGGATTATGGGCAAAATTACGTTAGCTGGTGCTGCTTTTCTGGCTTTAATTGCAATTTTACCTAAGCTTGTGGCGGGGGGGTTTGAGCTTAACCGTGCTATAGCTGGTTTTTACGGTGGGACAGGTTTGCTGATAATCGTTGGGGTGGCGCTTGATATGGTTCAAAGGATAGAATCTCATATGATTATGAGGCAATATAGTGGTTTTCTCAGCGGTGGCTCTAGAATTAGAGGAAGAATGGGATGA
- the rplX gene encoding 50S ribosomal protein L24, giving the protein MLERFMHVRVNDLVAVMAGNEAGKTGKIIKVLRDKERVVIKGVNLVYKHTKPSQKNPQGGRIQKEASLSIANVLPICQNKSCKKYNRGVRTKKKILDHGDKLRACVYCGSEIVSAE; this is encoded by the coding sequence ATTTTGGAGAGATTTATGCATGTTCGTGTGAATGATTTAGTTGCAGTAATGGCAGGGAATGAAGCGGGTAAAACAGGAAAGATAATAAAAGTTTTACGTGATAAGGAGCGAGTTGTAATAAAAGGTGTTAATTTGGTTTACAAGCATACAAAGCCTAGTCAGAAAAATCCGCAGGGCGGGAGGATACAAAAAGAGGCCTCCCTTTCTATCGCGAATGTGCTGCCAATTTGCCAAAATAAAAGCTGTAAAAAGTACAATAGGGGTGTGAGGACAAAAAAAAAGATATTGGATCATGGTGATAAGCTTCGTGCGTGTGTTTATTGTGGTTCCGAAATAGTGTCGGCAGAATGA
- a CDS encoding 50S ribosomal protein L15 has product MNFMDVKSMPFHRKRKRRVGRGRGSGMGKTSGRGGKGATARSGNETTIQFEGGQTPLFRRLPKRGFNNPFKKKYAIVNIKDIAQFDNGTTVTIDKLKESGIIKKVLDGIKVLGDGEIKTSLTVVAHKFSKVAMEKIEAAGGKAKVLS; this is encoded by the coding sequence ATGAATTTTATGGATGTAAAATCAATGCCGTTTCATAGAAAACGCAAGAGGAGAGTTGGTCGCGGTAGAGGATCAGGGATGGGAAAAACCTCTGGTAGGGGGGGGAAAGGCGCAACGGCAAGGTCTGGGAATGAAACAACGATACAATTTGAGGGTGGACAAACGCCTCTTTTCCGCAGGTTACCAAAGAGAGGATTTAATAATCCATTTAAAAAGAAATATGCTATCGTCAATATTAAAGATATTGCTCAGTTTGATAATGGCACAACGGTAACTATTGACAAGTTAAAAGAATCCGGGATCATTAAAAAAGTTTTAGATGGTATAAAAGTACTCGGTGACGGTGAGATTAAAACCTCTTTGACCGTCGTAGCGCATAAATTCAGTAAGGTGGCAATGGAAAAGATTGAAGCAGCAGGAGGGAAAGCAAAGGTCCTGTCATGA
- a CDS encoding type Z 30S ribosomal protein S14, with translation MARKCLIEKSKKEPKYQTRKYNRCKLCGRRRAYYRRFQICRLCFRKLASKGEIPGVKKASW, from the coding sequence ATGGCAAGGAAATGTCTTATTGAGAAATCGAAGAAAGAACCAAAATATCAAACAAGAAAGTATAATAGATGTAAACTATGCGGGCGTCGCAGGGCTTACTACCGAAGGTTTCAGATTTGCAGGCTTTGTTTTAGAAAGCTTGCTTCAAAGGGTGAGATACCAGGGGTAAAAAAGGCAAGTTGGTAG
- a CDS encoding 30S ribosomal protein S5 gives MARFEEPINLEETVIRVNRCTTVTKGGKSMSFSALVVVGDKKGSVGIGFGKAREVPNAVSKAVKEAKKQMVKIPLMGGTIPHVVWGRFKAANIFLKPASPGTGIKAGASARAVLESAGITNILTKCYGKRNPLNVAKATLIGLQSLRTKEEIEELRGVKIE, from the coding sequence TTGGCACGTTTTGAAGAACCTATAAATTTAGAAGAAACAGTTATAAGGGTCAATCGTTGTACAACCGTAACGAAGGGTGGAAAGTCAATGAGTTTTAGCGCCCTTGTGGTTGTTGGTGATAAGAAAGGTAGTGTTGGCATTGGGTTTGGTAAGGCGCGTGAAGTACCGAATGCCGTCAGTAAGGCAGTTAAGGAAGCCAAGAAGCAAATGGTTAAAATTCCGTTGATGGGCGGAACAATACCACATGTGGTGTGGGGAAGGTTTAAGGCCGCTAATATTTTTTTAAAACCAGCATCACCTGGAACTGGTATTAAGGCGGGGGCTTCGGCGCGGGCTGTACTTGAATCGGCAGGGATTACGAATATCTTGACAAAGTGTTACGGTAAGAGAAATCCGCTTAATGTGGCCAAGGCGACATTGATAGGATTGCAATCCTTGAGAACAAAGGAAGAGATTGAAGAGCTAAGGGGAGTGAAGATAGAATGA
- a CDS encoding 50S ribosomal protein L18, with protein sequence MNRIKEKIRKRTRRHLRIRRKVIGTSERPRLSVCRTLRHIYCQIINDIEGRTLAAASTQSPDIQSQIKYGGNVKAAEIVGKKIADEAKNKGITKVVFDKGGYKYHGRIKALAESARKHNLSF encoded by the coding sequence ATGAATCGTATAAAGGAAAAAATACGTAAAAGAACTAGACGTCATTTGAGGATTAGACGGAAGGTAATTGGAACTAGTGAAAGACCACGTTTAAGCGTCTGTCGAACGTTAAGGCATATTTATTGCCAAATTATTAATGATATTGAGGGAAGGACTTTGGCTGCCGCATCGACACAATCTCCCGACATTCAGTCGCAGATCAAGTATGGTGGGAACGTGAAGGCAGCGGAGATTGTTGGGAAAAAAATTGCTGACGAAGCAAAGAATAAGGGAATTACAAAAGTTGTCTTTGATAAAGGCGGTTATAAGTACCACGGCAGGATAAAGGCATTGGCTGAAAGTGCAAGAAAGCATAATCTGAGTTTTTAA
- the rpsH gene encoding 30S ribosomal protein S8, which produces MCMTDPISDMLTRIRNANTIRRESVDIPLSKLKLSILKILKEEGYIKEFKEIPGENKQNTVRVYLKYGPLKQKIINKLERVSKSSRRIYKKTKEVEKVFGGIGVAIYSTSKGVISDKECRRQKIGGELICIVS; this is translated from the coding sequence ATGTGTATGACAGATCCAATTTCTGATATGCTTACGCGTATTAGAAATGCAAATACGATAAGGCGTGAGAGTGTTGATATTCCCTTGTCAAAGTTAAAGTTATCAATTTTGAAAATCTTAAAAGAAGAAGGTTATATAAAAGAGTTCAAAGAGATACCGGGCGAAAATAAACAAAATACCGTTAGGGTTTATCTAAAATATGGGCCGTTAAAACAGAAAATAATCAATAAATTAGAGAGAGTGAGCAAATCGAGCCGAAGAATTTATAAGAAGACAAAGGAAGTTGAAAAAGTTTTTGGTGGGATAGGGGTTGCGATATACTCAACATCAAAAGGAGTTATCAGTGATAAAGAATGTAGGAGACAAAAAATAGGTGGCGAGCTTATTTGTATTGTATCGTAG
- the rplE gene encoding 50S ribosomal protein L5, producing the protein MARLLEKYKQQVVPQLTEKFRYTNRLSVPRLQKIVINMGMGRATENKKLIEEGVEHLTIIAGQKPLITKAKKAISGFKLRKDQAVGCKVTLRGKKMYEFLDRLISIVLPRIRDFRGLSTKSFDGRGNYTVGLTEQIVFPEISVDTVEFVQGMDITMVITGNSNEQSCELLRLLGMPFRSE; encoded by the coding sequence ATGGCGAGATTGTTAGAAAAGTATAAACAGCAGGTGGTGCCTCAACTTACAGAGAAGTTCAGATATACTAATAGATTATCTGTACCCAGACTTCAGAAGATAGTTATCAATATGGGCATGGGTAGGGCAACAGAGAATAAAAAACTTATTGAGGAGGGGGTAGAACACCTCACAATTATAGCAGGCCAAAAGCCTCTCATTACAAAAGCCAAAAAGGCTATTTCCGGTTTTAAACTCAGGAAAGATCAGGCTGTTGGATGTAAGGTAACGTTGCGTGGAAAAAAAATGTATGAATTTTTGGACCGTTTGATCAGCATTGTATTACCAAGGATAAGAGATTTTAGAGGGCTTTCTACGAAGTCATTTGATGGTCGTGGAAACTATACCGTTGGACTTACAGAACAGATCGTGTTTCCTGAAATAAGTGTGGATACGGTTGAATTTGTTCAAGGGATGGATATTACTATGGTAATCACTGGCAATTCGAATGAGCAATCCTGCGAATTATTAAGATTATTAGGTATGCCTTTTAGATCAGAATAG